The Denticeps clupeoides chromosome 5, fDenClu1.1, whole genome shotgun sequence genome includes a region encoding these proteins:
- the LOC114789748 gene encoding uncharacterized protein LOC114789748 isoform X2, whose amino-acid sequence MLITCKGKGNPVVVLDAPTGMSSDIWFHVQETLSATTKVCTYDRVGLGFSKRVLQNETIGMEKLWQMSTTGRMVDDLHRLVKAADIATPFILVGSEIGSLNGRFYSHVHHTQVSDLVLIDPIPEDVFEEEQWQQYWYTQLVPSLQMMHFSSATGLSRFLIILGLMKPIIHGEKVSEDLLQRQKYLLSNPAHQSSVVDEHFFLNESASQVREISRFKPLSSKTSVTVITGDSYDEQLPAHLNQVIARHQAQFLEQSYPQAERVYIHGADRRMIYKKASALCEHLWKLVSQRQSRQQSQ is encoded by the exons ATGCTCATCACATGCAAAGGAAAGGGAAACCCAGTTG TTGTTCTCGATGCACCCACTGGGATGTCATCAGATATATGGTTCCATGTGCAAGAAACCCTTTCTGCTACAACCAAG gtgTGCACCTATGACAGAGTGGGACTGGGATTCAGCAAAAGGGTCTTGCAGAATGAAACTATTGGCATGGAGAAATTGTGGCAAATGTCCACCACGGGAAG GATGGTGGATGACCTCCACAGGCTGGTGAAGGCAGCAGACATTGCCACCCCTTTCATTCTTGTCGGCTCAGAGATTGGCTCTCTCAATGGGAGGTTCTACAGTCATGTCCATCACAC ACAAGTGTCTGATCTGGTGTTGATCGATCCCATCCCTGAGGATGTCTTTGAGGAGGAGCAGTGGCAGCAGTATTG GTACACTCAACTGGTGCCCTCCCTGCAGATGATGCATTTCTCTTCAGCCACTGGCCTGAGCAGGTTTCTCATCATCCTTGGCCTGATGAAGCCCATCATCCACGGAGAGAAGGTGTCAGAGGATCTCCTTCAGCGCCAG AAATACCTCCTGAGTAACCCTGCCCACCAGAGCAGTGTAGTGGACGAGCATTTCTTCCTCAACGAAAGTGCATCTCAAGTCAG GGAGATCTCCAGGTTTAAACCGCTGTCCAGCAAAACCTCAGTGACCGTGATCACCGGCGACTCGTACGATGAGCAGCTCCCTGCACATCTCAACCAG GTGATAGCGCGGCACCAGGCCCAGTTTCTGGAGCAGTCGTACCCCCAGGCGGAACGCGTTTACATCCACGGGGCCGACCGGAGGATGATCTATAAAAAGGCGTCCGCACTGTGTGAACATTTATGGAAGCTGGTGTCACAAAGGCAGTCCAGACAACAGAGCCAGTGA
- the LOC114789748 gene encoding uncharacterized protein LOC114789748 isoform X1, with protein sequence MLRKRTDNQSAVGQARTEQKKAVNGSASKCESKSTCWSALTLLGKILLLIIIGPPFLNYASLQREGQMLLPKEGNSIDIGLGQNMLITCKGKGNPVVVLDAPTGMSSDIWFHVQETLSATTKVCTYDRVGLGFSKRVLQNETIGMEKLWQMSTTGRMVDDLHRLVKAADIATPFILVGSEIGSLNGRFYSHVHHTQVSDLVLIDPIPEDVFEEEQWQQYWYTQLVPSLQMMHFSSATGLSRFLIILGLMKPIIHGEKVSEDLLQRQKYLLSNPAHQSSVVDEHFFLNESASQVREISRFKPLSSKTSVTVITGDSYDEQLPAHLNQVIARHQAQFLEQSYPQAERVYIHGADRRMIYKKASALCEHLWKLVSQRQSRQQSQ encoded by the exons ATGTTGCGAAAAAGAACCGACAACCAGAGCGCTGTTGGGCAGGCTAGGACGGAGCAAAAGAAG GCAGTGAACGGAAGTGCCTCAAAATGTGAATCCAAGAGCACTTGCTGGTCCGCATTGACGCTGTTAGGAAAGATCTTGCTGCTCATCATCATTGGTCCTCCTTTTCTGAATTACGCATCACTGCAGAGAGAAGGGCAGATGTTACTGCCAAAAG agGGAAATTCTATAGATATTGGTTTAGGGCAAAACATGCTCATCACATGCAAAGGAAAGGGAAACCCAGTTG TTGTTCTCGATGCACCCACTGGGATGTCATCAGATATATGGTTCCATGTGCAAGAAACCCTTTCTGCTACAACCAAG gtgTGCACCTATGACAGAGTGGGACTGGGATTCAGCAAAAGGGTCTTGCAGAATGAAACTATTGGCATGGAGAAATTGTGGCAAATGTCCACCACGGGAAG GATGGTGGATGACCTCCACAGGCTGGTGAAGGCAGCAGACATTGCCACCCCTTTCATTCTTGTCGGCTCAGAGATTGGCTCTCTCAATGGGAGGTTCTACAGTCATGTCCATCACAC ACAAGTGTCTGATCTGGTGTTGATCGATCCCATCCCTGAGGATGTCTTTGAGGAGGAGCAGTGGCAGCAGTATTG GTACACTCAACTGGTGCCCTCCCTGCAGATGATGCATTTCTCTTCAGCCACTGGCCTGAGCAGGTTTCTCATCATCCTTGGCCTGATGAAGCCCATCATCCACGGAGAGAAGGTGTCAGAGGATCTCCTTCAGCGCCAG AAATACCTCCTGAGTAACCCTGCCCACCAGAGCAGTGTAGTGGACGAGCATTTCTTCCTCAACGAAAGTGCATCTCAAGTCAG GGAGATCTCCAGGTTTAAACCGCTGTCCAGCAAAACCTCAGTGACCGTGATCACCGGCGACTCGTACGATGAGCAGCTCCCTGCACATCTCAACCAG GTGATAGCGCGGCACCAGGCCCAGTTTCTGGAGCAGTCGTACCCCCAGGCGGAACGCGTTTACATCCACGGGGCCGACCGGAGGATGATCTATAAAAAGGCGTCCGCACTGTGTGAACATTTATGGAAGCTGGTGTCACAAAGGCAGTCCAGACAACAGAGCCAGTGA